The following proteins are co-located in the Pedobacter sp. FW305-3-2-15-E-R2A2 genome:
- a CDS encoding RagB/SusD family nutrient uptake outer membrane protein, whose translation MKFNKLPYTLALLAGLTSLSTSCKKLLDVEPKLIKTSKQAFSNDRSADSVVVGMYFKLASSYAYSQEIPLSTGFSSDELKPGKESFNLLYTDMYKNNINPGDAVTNSFWTESYNLIFISNSIIEGVAASSGMSDAGKLKCAAEARFIRAFAYFYLVNFFGDVPLVTSTDYKKSAEFPRESSILVYQQILEDLLMAEASLTDNYPTEGRVRANKWVAKAMLARVYLYLKDWEKAELKSSEIIANTQKYRLGEMQGTNSSNAVMNIFYANSEEAIFQFWNNIGTSLGYNALTEYYNSYAVSDDPEYGLLNAFEPGDKRAFNYVRRATEAGGESRIYKYRLTDESPDYKEFTMVLRLAEQYLIQAEARAMLNQTGAAVEDLNKIRNRAGLSGLSTSMPREEVLTHIEKERRLELCFEWGDRWFNLKRLGHVDQVMNLVKPGLWTSIAALYPVPRTEILLNGKLKQNPGYN comes from the coding sequence ATGAAATTTAATAAATTACCATATACACTTGCATTACTGGCCGGTTTAACTTCGCTTAGCACTTCCTGTAAGAAGCTGCTTGATGTAGAACCAAAATTGATAAAAACTTCAAAACAGGCTTTTTCGAACGACAGGTCGGCGGATAGTGTGGTTGTTGGAATGTATTTTAAGCTGGCCAGCAGTTATGCTTATAGCCAGGAAATACCATTGTCTACCGGATTCTCTTCTGATGAGCTTAAACCGGGAAAGGAGAGTTTTAATTTACTTTATACGGATATGTATAAAAACAACATCAATCCCGGTGATGCGGTGACGAACAGTTTTTGGACGGAAAGCTACAATCTTATTTTTATATCGAATTCTATTATAGAAGGTGTTGCCGCTTCGTCAGGAATGAGTGATGCCGGAAAGTTGAAGTGTGCTGCGGAAGCCAGATTTATACGTGCTTTTGCTTATTTTTATCTGGTTAACTTTTTCGGAGATGTGCCCTTGGTAACGAGTACCGATTATAAGAAATCGGCGGAATTTCCCCGTGAATCCAGTATTTTAGTCTACCAGCAGATTCTGGAGGACTTGTTGATGGCTGAAGCTTCATTAACGGATAACTACCCCACAGAGGGTCGTGTCCGGGCAAATAAATGGGTGGCAAAAGCCATGCTGGCCAGAGTCTACCTGTATTTGAAAGACTGGGAAAAGGCAGAATTGAAATCTTCGGAAATTATCGCAAATACGCAAAAATACCGCCTTGGCGAAATGCAGGGAACCAATTCTTCGAATGCAGTAATGAATATTTTTTACGCCAACAGCGAGGAGGCCATTTTTCAGTTTTGGAATAACATTGGTACGTCATTGGGCTATAATGCATTAACAGAATATTACAATAGCTATGCAGTAAGTGATGATCCGGAATATGGCCTGCTGAACGCTTTTGAACCTGGCGATAAACGGGCCTTTAATTATGTCAGACGAGCTACAGAAGCTGGTGGCGAATCACGCATCTATAAATACAGGCTGACGGATGAATCCCCGGATTATAAAGAATTCACCATGGTACTGCGATTAGCGGAACAATACCTGATCCAGGCTGAGGCAAGGGCCATGCTCAACCAGACGGGAGCCGCTGTTGAAGATTTGAATAAGATCAGAAACAGGGCCGGTCTGAGCGGCCTGTCGACCTCCATGCCCCGGGAAGAGGTCTTAACCCATATCGAAAAAGAAAGAAGATTGGAGCTATGCTTTGAATGGGGGGACCGCTGGTTCAATTTAAAAAGACTTGGTCATGTTGATCAGGTCATGAACCTGGTGAAACCTGGTTTGTGGACAAGTATCGCTGCACTTTATCCTGTTCCAAGAACAGAAATACTGCTCAATGGAAAACTGAAACAAAATCCTGGTTACAATTAA